A window from Montipora capricornis isolate CH-2021 chromosome 7, ASM3666992v2, whole genome shotgun sequence encodes these proteins:
- the LOC138057667 gene encoding uncharacterized protein isoform X1: MRCDLASMMDADDIGQASQNSCRKLVLHLDVNNTVFIGDSITKSVTPEGTLNEYLSEVAWGIVDEKGDWKSSGEISVKQPDCNSISYYKFARTKFRGKPRSDFKNYIRMFTENEPGRPFRKYFDQMIGALEFPGDIKGRNGIQMPSFRDKKGVPHHNIVPSFYMLLEHLCKSQRDFAIVYRTFGNDGQVVIQATMDFLAQRHAMLQNPQDTHGSGDPVNSQRYKVHFTRGEISRSSCQIRMRCPEDHLELSNLSDIYKYFSQANGIKLFVEDYDWWKSQNFHSSAGKPLLVDPNDDSVHHIMFDDNFRPWEPEDSIINLLLAEGGNFNSVDPARFEDVCVVKADLYQSICNRNYFIEKIQLCERNYSKFITERKNLIWGSN, encoded by the exons ATGAGG tGTGACCTTGCAAGCATGATGGATGCAGATGACATTGGTCAGGCAAGTCAAAACAGTTGCCGCAAGCTTGTGCTTCACCTTGATGTAAATAACACAGTTTTCATTGGTGATTCTATTACAAAGTCTGTGACTCCTGAAGGGACTTTGAATGAGTACCTATCTGAGGTAGCTTGGGGAATAGTCGACGAAAAGGGAGATTGGAAGAGTTCTGGTGAAATATCTGTCAAACAACCAGATTGCAACTCAATCTCGTACTACAAATTTGCAAGAACTAAGTTCAGAGGGAAGCCAAGAAGTGACTTTAAAAACTACATTAGAATGTTCACTGAAAATGAGCCTGGGAGGCCATTTAGGAAatattttgaccaaatgatTGGTGCTCTGGAATTTCCTGGGGACATCAAAGGAAGAAATGGGATTCAGATGCCTTCATTTAGAGACAAGAAAGGAGTGCCACATCACAATATCGTGCCATCCTTTTACATGCTTTTGGAACATTTGTGTAAAAGTCAAAGGGACTTTGCTATTGTTTACCGTACTTTTGGCAACGATGGTCAGGTTGTGATACAGGCAACAATGGATTTTCTTGCACAAAGGCACGCGATGTTGCAAAATCCACAGGACACCCATGGAAGTGGTGATCCTGTGAACAGTCAGAGATACAAAGTTCACTTCACAAGGGGTGAAATAAGTAGGTCTAGCTGTCAAATTAGAATGAGATGTCCAGAGGACCACCTGGAGTTGTCAAATTTATCAGATATATACAAGTACTTCAGTCAAGCAAATGGCATCAAGTTATTTGTTGAGGATTACGATTGGTGGAAGTCACAAAATTTCCATTCTTCTGCTGGGAAGCCCTTGTTGGTGGACCCCAATGATGATTCAGTTCACCATATCATGTTTGACGACAACTTCCGTCCTTGGGAACCAGAGGACAGCATCATTAATCTTTTGCTAGCTGAGGGTGGGAATTTTAACAGTGTAGATCCAGCAAGGTTTGAAGATGTTTGTGTAGTGAAGGCCGATCTTTACCAGAGCATTTGTAACAGAAACTATTTCATTGAGAAGATTCAACTCTGTGAAAGGAACTACAGCAAATTTATCACAGAAAGGAAAAACTTGATTTGGGGTTCAAACTGA
- the LOC138057667 gene encoding uncharacterized protein isoform X2 yields the protein MMDADDIGQASQNSCRKLVLHLDVNNTVFIGDSITKSVTPEGTLNEYLSEVAWGIVDEKGDWKSSGEISVKQPDCNSISYYKFARTKFRGKPRSDFKNYIRMFTENEPGRPFRKYFDQMIGALEFPGDIKGRNGIQMPSFRDKKGVPHHNIVPSFYMLLEHLCKSQRDFAIVYRTFGNDGQVVIQATMDFLAQRHAMLQNPQDTHGSGDPVNSQRYKVHFTRGEISRSSCQIRMRCPEDHLELSNLSDIYKYFSQANGIKLFVEDYDWWKSQNFHSSAGKPLLVDPNDDSVHHIMFDDNFRPWEPEDSIINLLLAEGGNFNSVDPARFEDVCVVKADLYQSICNRNYFIEKIQLCERNYSKFITERKNLIWGSN from the coding sequence ATGATGGATGCAGATGACATTGGTCAGGCAAGTCAAAACAGTTGCCGCAAGCTTGTGCTTCACCTTGATGTAAATAACACAGTTTTCATTGGTGATTCTATTACAAAGTCTGTGACTCCTGAAGGGACTTTGAATGAGTACCTATCTGAGGTAGCTTGGGGAATAGTCGACGAAAAGGGAGATTGGAAGAGTTCTGGTGAAATATCTGTCAAACAACCAGATTGCAACTCAATCTCGTACTACAAATTTGCAAGAACTAAGTTCAGAGGGAAGCCAAGAAGTGACTTTAAAAACTACATTAGAATGTTCACTGAAAATGAGCCTGGGAGGCCATTTAGGAAatattttgaccaaatgatTGGTGCTCTGGAATTTCCTGGGGACATCAAAGGAAGAAATGGGATTCAGATGCCTTCATTTAGAGACAAGAAAGGAGTGCCACATCACAATATCGTGCCATCCTTTTACATGCTTTTGGAACATTTGTGTAAAAGTCAAAGGGACTTTGCTATTGTTTACCGTACTTTTGGCAACGATGGTCAGGTTGTGATACAGGCAACAATGGATTTTCTTGCACAAAGGCACGCGATGTTGCAAAATCCACAGGACACCCATGGAAGTGGTGATCCTGTGAACAGTCAGAGATACAAAGTTCACTTCACAAGGGGTGAAATAAGTAGGTCTAGCTGTCAAATTAGAATGAGATGTCCAGAGGACCACCTGGAGTTGTCAAATTTATCAGATATATACAAGTACTTCAGTCAAGCAAATGGCATCAAGTTATTTGTTGAGGATTACGATTGGTGGAAGTCACAAAATTTCCATTCTTCTGCTGGGAAGCCCTTGTTGGTGGACCCCAATGATGATTCAGTTCACCATATCATGTTTGACGACAACTTCCGTCCTTGGGAACCAGAGGACAGCATCATTAATCTTTTGCTAGCTGAGGGTGGGAATTTTAACAGTGTAGATCCAGCAAGGTTTGAAGATGTTTGTGTAGTGAAGGCCGATCTTTACCAGAGCATTTGTAACAGAAACTATTTCATTGAGAAGATTCAACTCTGTGAAAGGAACTACAGCAAATTTATCACAGAAAGGAAAAACTTGATTTGGGGTTCAAACTGA